In Planktothrix sp. FACHB-1365, the following are encoded in one genomic region:
- a CDS encoding RNA-binding protein: protein MSIYVGNLSYDVTNDDLTSVFAEYGSVKRVQLPVDRETGRMRGFGFVEMSADSEEAAAIDALDGAEWMGRDLKVNKAKPREDRGGSFGGDRGNGKNFSRNY from the coding sequence ATGTCAATCTATGTAGGCAATCTGTCGTATGACGTTACTAATGACGATCTGACCTCTGTATTTGCAGAGTATGGATCTGTAAAGCGAGTTCAGCTTCCTGTGGATCGTGAAACGGGTCGTATGCGTGGCTTTGGTTTTGTAGAAATGAGCGCAGATTCTGAGGAAGCCGCTGCCATTGACGCACTAGACGGTGCGGAGTGGATGGGTCGTGATCTGAAGGTTAATAAAGCCAAACCTCGTGAAGATCGCGGCGGCTCATTTGGTGGCGATCGCGGAAACGGTAAAAACTTCTCTCGTAACTACTAA